The proteins below are encoded in one region of Polypterus senegalus isolate Bchr_013 chromosome 2, ASM1683550v1, whole genome shotgun sequence:
- the si:ch211-137i24.12 gene encoding immunoglobulin superfamily member, which produces MSLSFHRICCSTCMWLSFAAFLALQIYCSHAVDSATPSRHLIARLDAANGTASLNSMLHNSTLKPQAAKLETVIMLKQSPPKEKAVEGETVLFLCLFNHSGQSNFSVMWYNQKGQEKVMVLVENETKQEDYLGRAFLRADWHLGNASMTLLNVTISDFGIYICSLKLPDGSTVEGDGTKLSVRRSLGLFGMEESIGTIIGVVAAAIGVTIGLVTIIVPQCREKLPCLRK; this is translated from the exons CTTTACAAATCTACTGCAGTCATGCTGTGGACAGTGCCACTCCATCCAGACATTTAATCGCCAGGCTGGATGCAGCAAATGGGACAGCAAGCCTGAACTCCATGCTGCACAATAGCACTCTGAAACCCCAGGCTGCCAAACTGGAAACTGTCATCATGTTGAAGCAATCTCCACCAAAAGAGAAGGCGGTGGAAGGGGAGACTGTCCTGTTTCTATGTCTCTTTAACCACAGTGGGCAAAGTAATTTCTCTGTAATGTGGTACAACCAGAAAGGGCAAGAGAAAGTGATGGTCCTGGTGGAGAATGAAACTAAACAAGAGGACTACTTGGGTCGAGCTTTCCTGAGAGCAGACTGGCACCTAGGGAATGCCTCCATGACCCTTCTCAATGTCACCATATCTGACTTTGGCATTTATATCTGCTCCCTGAAGCTCCCAGACGGCAGTACGGTAGAGGGTGATGGTACAAAGCTGAGTGTGCGCCGCTCATTAG GACTCTTTGGAATGGAGGAATCAATCGGGACAATCATAGGAGTGGTGGCAGCAGCAATTGGGGTCACTATTGGACTGGTGACCATCATTGTACCTCAGTGCCGAGAGAAGCTACCCTGTTTGAGAAAGTGA